One region of Miscanthus floridulus cultivar M001 chromosome 19, ASM1932011v1, whole genome shotgun sequence genomic DNA includes:
- the LOC136528630 gene encoding transcription factor BHLH089-like gives MNEQGLGGFGGGRGAVQLGHGREAMALLQHHQRRRQLEEEEEEVRRQMFAGVAAFPATLGHGQQVDYGEDAGGLGDSDAGGSEPEPPPERTRGGGGSGSKRSRAAEVHNLSEKRRRSKINEKMKALQSLIPNSNKTDKASMLDETIEYLKQLQLQVQMLSMRNGVYLNPPYLSGAIEPAQASQMFAAFGGGNITASSSGAVMPPVNQSSGVHQAFDPLNPPRNQPLSFVLPNVDKTIQEAPFHLESSQSHLRTFRMPESSEMMLLGEVVAKHQVTSTQERVSLPGIDMNPIRQESSIVNADHFDGCSHSKE, from the exons ATGAACGAGCAGGGGCTCGGTGGCTTCGGCGGGGGCCGCGGGGCCGTGCAGCTGGGCCACGGGCGGGAGGCGATGGCGCTCCTGCAGcaccaccagcggcggcggcagctggaggaggaggaggaggaggtgcggcGCCAGATGTTCGCCGGGGTGGCGGCGTTCCCGGCGACGCTGGGCCACGGCCAGCAGGTGGACTACGGGGAGGACGCCGGCGGGCTCGGGGACAGCGACGCGGGCGGGTCggagcccgagccgccgccggaGCGGACGCGCGGTGGCGGGGGGTCCGGCAGCAAGCGGAGCCGCGCTGCCGAGGTGCACAATCTCTCCGAGAAG aggaggaggagcaagaTCAACGAGAAGATGAAGGCGCTGCAGAGCCTGATACCCAATTCCAACAAG ACCGACAAGGCATCCATGCTTGACGAGACCATTGAGTATCTGAAGCAACTGCAGCTCCAAGTGCAG ATGCTGTCTATGAGAAATGGTGTTTACTTGAACCCTCCATATTTGTCTGGTGCAATTGAGCCTGCACAAGCATCACAAATGTTTGCTGCATTTGGCGGGGGCAACATCACAGCGTCAAGCTCTGGGGCAGTGATGCCACCTGTAAACCAAAGTTCAGGAGTTCATCAGGCATTTGACCCATTAAATCCTCCACGAAACCAACCACTGTCATTTGTATTACCAAATGTAGACAAAACCATTCAAGAAGCTCCATTTCACTTGGAATCATCGCAGTCTCACCTTCGAACATTTCGAATGCCGGAATCTTCTGAG ATGATGCTTCTGGGCGAGGTAGTGGCAAAGCATCAGGTAACTTCAACTCAAGAAAGAGTTAGTCTGCCAG GAATTGATATGAACCCCATTAGGCAAGAATCATCCATTGTAAACGCTGATCATTTCGATGGTTGCTCACATAGCAAAGAGTGA